The Marivirga salinae DNA window ATTCGATTCAAATTTAGGTAAAAAGTAAAAAGGCTATTGGCGAATACACCAATAGCCTTCTTATGGAATTATATAATATTAGAAGTTAATGCCAGGGAAATACGCCATTTCGCCTAATTCTTCTTCAATTCTTAACAATTGATTGTATTTCGCCATTCTATCAGAACGAGAAGCAGAACCAGTCTTAATTTGACCAGAACCCATTGCAACCGCTAAATCTGCAATGAATGTATCTTCTGTCTCTCCAGAACGGTGAGAAATGATATTTTTATAGGAAGCTTTATCTGCCATTCTGATGGCATTGATTGTTTCTGTTAAAGTACCAATTTGGTTTACTTTAATCAAAATTGAGTTTCCAATTTTCTCATCAATTCCTCTTTGTAATCTCTTAGTATTGGTAACGAATAAATCATCCCCCACTAACTGAACAGTTCTTCCGATTTCACGGGTTAGTTTTTCCCATCCTTCCCAATCATCTTCTTGCATTCCATCCTCAATAGAAAGGATTGGATATTTTTCTGTCCAGGTTTTCCAATAAGCAACCATCTCTTCAGATGTTAGCTCATCACCCGTACTTTCAAATACATATTTCTTTTTGCCTTCGTCATAGAATTCAGAAGCTGCTGCATCTAAAGCAATAAAGATATCTTCACCTGACTTGAAACCTGCTTTTTCAATAGCAGTTAAAACTACTTCAATAGCTTGTTCATTTGATTCGATATTAGGTGCAAATCCACCTTCATCACCTACGTTAGTGGATAATCCTTTGCTTTTCAATACTTCTTTCAAGTGATGAAAAACCGTAGTCCCCATTCTTAATGCCTCCGAAAATGACTCAGCATTAACAGGCATTACCATGAATTCTTGGAAATCAATTTTATTATCAGCATGACTACCACCATTCAAGATGTTCATCATAGGAACTGGTAAAGTATTAGCATTTACTCCGCCAATATATCTGTAAAGTGACTGACCTGAAAGTTGAGCAGCTGCTTTTGCACATGCCATAGAAACGCCTAAGATAGCGTTTGCACCTAGCTTTGCTTTATTTTCAGTTCCGTCTAATTCTATCATTATTTTATCGATAAGGTTTTGCTCAAATACAGAAAAACCGATTAGTTCTTCTGCAATAGCGCCATTAACATTATCAACAGCTTTCAAAACCCCTTTTCCCATGAAAATGGATTTATCCTTATCTCTTAATTCTACAGCTTCATGAATTCCAGTACTAGCTCCAGATGGAACAGCAGCTCTGCCGAAACCACCATTTGAAGTAAATACTTCTACTTCTACTGTAGGATTCCCTCTTGAATCCAATATTTGTCTTGCGTGAATGTTCTCTATTATACTCATAGTTTTATTAGTTGATTAGTGAAATGAATTGGTCGAATAAATATCTTGAATCATGTGGACCGGGAGATGACTCTGGATGATATTGTACTGAAAACACCTTTTTGTCTTTCATCCTTAATCCTTCAACCGTATTGTCATTTAAATTCAAATGTGTGGCTACAACCAAATTTGATTTCTCAACATCTTCTGTGACAATACTAAATCCATGATTCTGGGACGTAATTTCGCTTCTTCCAGATTCAGTATTCAAAACAGGTTGATTCAAACCTCTATGCCCATTGTGCATTTTAAAGGTCTTAATTCCGTTTGCCAATGCAATTAACTGATGCCCAAGACAAATACCAAATAAAGGCTTACCACTTTCAATTATTTGTTTACTATTATTAATAGCATCTGTCATCACCCCTGGATCACCAGGGCCGTTTGATAAAAAGTACGCTTGTGGATTCCATTCTTCGGTTTGTTTAAAATTATAATTTGAAGGAAATACTTTACATCTAAAACCACGCTGTACTAATTGCTTTAAGATGCTACTTTTAATACCATAATCCATTACAGCTAACTTAGTACCATCTTCTTGCCCTAATTCAAAAGGTTCCTTGGTAGTAACATAAGACGATAGCTCAAGACCTTCCATTGAAGGGACTTTAGCTAATTCTTTCTTTAGTTCATCTATGTCTGTAATTTCAGAAGAAATAATAGCGTTCATAGCACCCTTGTTACGAATATGTCTTACTATTTTGCGTGTATCAACATCACAAATTCCAGGTATTTCGTGCTTAATAAGATAATTATTAAGATTATCTACAGCTTGACCTCTACTATAATCATCCGAAAAGGCATTGATTACCACACCGAAGATTTTTGGGCTGTCTGATTCAGATTCG harbors:
- the eno gene encoding phosphopyruvate hydratase, whose amino-acid sequence is MSIIENIHARQILDSRGNPTVEVEVFTSNGGFGRAAVPSGASTGIHEAVELRDKDKSIFMGKGVLKAVDNVNGAIAEELIGFSVFEQNLIDKIMIELDGTENKAKLGANAILGVSMACAKAAAQLSGQSLYRYIGGVNANTLPVPMMNILNGGSHADNKIDFQEFMVMPVNAESFSEALRMGTTVFHHLKEVLKSKGLSTNVGDEGGFAPNIESNEQAIEVVLTAIEKAGFKSGEDIFIALDAAASEFYDEGKKKYVFESTGDELTSEEMVAYWKTWTEKYPILSIEDGMQEDDWEGWEKLTREIGRTVQLVGDDLFVTNTKRLQRGIDEKIGNSILIKVNQIGTLTETINAIRMADKASYKNIISHRSGETEDTFIADLAVAMGSGQIKTGSASRSDRMAKYNQLLRIEEELGEMAYFPGINF
- the carA gene encoding glutamine-hydrolyzing carbamoyl-phosphate synthase small subunit yields the protein MKYKNKNKAILLLEDGTVFHGKSIGFSGTKGGEICFNTGMTGYQEVYTDPSYYGQIMVNTNAHIGNYGVHPDESESDSPKIFGVVINAFSDDYSRGQAVDNLNNYLIKHEIPGICDVDTRKIVRHIRNKGAMNAIISSEITDIDELKKELAKVPSMEGLELSSYVTTKEPFELGQEDGTKLAVMDYGIKSSILKQLVQRGFRCKVFPSNYNFKQTEEWNPQAYFLSNGPGDPGVMTDAINNSKQIIESGKPLFGICLGHQLIALANGIKTFKMHNGHRGLNQPVLNTESGRSEITSQNHGFSIVTEDVEKSNLVVATHLNLNDNTVEGLRMKDKKVFSVQYHPESSPGPHDSRYLFDQFISLIN